Genomic DNA from Paenibacillus sp. KS-LC4:
GCTCCTCTTCCTCGTCATCCTCATCGCGGTCATTATCGACGCCGAATTGCAGCGTTCGATAGCCATCCAGCTCATTTTCACAATGCGGACAATGCTTCTCGGGACCGATTTCTTCATCCCATACAATTTCCGTCAAACACCACGGACATACAACTTGCTCTTCCATCCTTGATTGCCCCCCATTTAATTGTTCATTACGTAATAAACCCCGATGCTAAAAAAAATAATGGCTAAGGCCAGCAATGTTCCCCATAAATATTTCATGTCGATCCTCCTGCATTCTAGCTCACAATGGCACCGCCAATGACATACGAAAGTGAAACGGAAATAATCATAGCAATCAAGCCAACAGCCCGGTTGTCGCGCGCAATTTCATCATCAATGCGAAATACCGGCGTCAAAAACTCAAATAAGAAATAAGCGCCCAGCAAAATAAGGAAACCAAATGCGCCCCAAATCATGCTTTGGTAAATAGAATCATTGGCCTCAATCGAAAATCTGAAAATATTGCATATGCCGAAAAT
This window encodes:
- a CDS encoding DUF350 domain-containing protein — protein: MSNEVDVLLGNSYLAMLLYISIVVLSLLVFLWVFELVTRYNCWKEIKNGNVAVAMATGGKIFGICNIFRFSIEANDSIYQSMIWGAFGFLILLGAYFLFEFLTPVFRIDDEIARDNRAVGLIAMIISVSLSYVIGGAIVS